Proteins from a single region of Candidatus Methanosuratincola sp.:
- a CDS encoding helicase-related protein translates to MLEFGAIIKNSPSYESIAFEPSEDAIKRLLEHTKEIRGSSVVSLLISPSEKWNRSRLSKIYSSEKRFFASSRAFLVFTPSLNIKRKEKILYSLSAEINVIQLSLKSLGLKNLSFEGRGERIAREFYVPVLKQSVVYDRATGYFSVESLVHAASGVAGLIENGGRMRLILGAHDVPKELWQAYQMGLRSGKEIVEEFARRIAEGLEKIEDVLVRSRLEALAWMFNKGILEVKVVLPRHVYLGQTGIFHYKVLIFKDMEGNVIAAEGSANETEPAYTVNGERIVVFYSWRDGDKERVDDLVRSFERIWSDEHPDFEVFDLPEAVRKAIVKFEPKSAPSLATPEPEAEISARGLLPACRFVRILPRVRCLAHMGLGPIRLYPHQARAVSLAMERYPFRVLFADEVGLGKTIEAGACIKLLWMTGYVRRVLVLAPKNVTRQWWDELRGKFGLPANLFKPPNSFLAPDGKTFPVYGNPFDAVDLVVASWHYVRGRRGSEPELFKAKPFDLVLIDEAHAARVTRSESSSPRPTRLNELAMALSALTPHVFLLTATPLQLNELEMLDLLRILGLGGSWVHEDAFRRCYHALNRSVAERSLEDWVHLFELVSWFAVTYLEARHREAVVNSILRGLEAEFLEILVRRQTGEFRSFLLRLDEEGRNNLDKVFRGLMPTSWFVIRNTRKQLEKLGYRFPRRVIENRDVQLGTRHAEILDGLNDYLKNYYNAYKSFLSDDERYGFGLIRSVYHQRFVSSFASAYQTIRRRREALEALLSGDEERLRELALDLVEDFSDNVDEEDVLEAMLVEVKKAKDLIEQELHLLRGLEERLLPYSRAVSAGDDPKLQEIQRVVQELREEGRKVLVFSKFTDTVDVVRDFLSQWLGADRVGTYTGRGGEVWDSQVKAWKVVEKEDVRRALERQVDVLVCSEAASEGLNLQAASAVVNVDMPWNPARVEQRIGRVDRIGQRADVVKVVNVWYPDTYEARMYRVLFERQHIWWVVVGPASGIIAQRLVEAFEGGLSGAELQRHIEEVVEQVEQSKDKALGLSRIFSEDISLEPASVEVEVSRVLERFVRLGCEALGLRLVRRDELLFVEPLERLPEGVRVFVRDGISLEPGKPDAMVPGHPFVQWLASELELRADLPRKVPFSVYGVGGEDGLLDVYVLEPDGRPERVGEANRVVELFGRLIDLAVRGG, encoded by the coding sequence TTGTTAGAATTTGGGGCGATTATAAAGAATAGTCCGTCATACGAGTCAATTGCCTTCGAGCCTTCTGAGGATGCTATAAAGAGGCTGTTGGAGCACACAAAAGAAATCAGGGGCTCTAGTGTTGTTTCTCTGTTGATATCTCCCTCGGAAAAGTGGAACCGAAGCCGATTAAGCAAGATTTATTCTTCAGAGAAAAGGTTCTTTGCAAGTTCAAGAGCGTTCTTAGTCTTTACTCCTAGTTTGAATATTAAACGCAAAGAAAAAATTCTATATAGCCTAAGTGCTGAAATAAATGTGATCCAATTGTCGCTTAAGAGCTTAGGGTTAAAAAATCTGAGTTTTGAAGGGCGTGGCGAGCGTATAGCTCGCGAGTTTTATGTCCCTGTTTTGAAGCAGTCCGTAGTTTATGATCGTGCTACCGGCTATTTCTCGGTGGAGTCTCTTGTCCATGCTGCTAGCGGTGTGGCTGGACTTATAGAGAACGGTGGAAGAATGCGTTTGATCCTGGGAGCGCACGACGTCCCTAAGGAGCTTTGGCAGGCTTATCAGATGGGTTTGCGTTCTGGGAAGGAGATTGTTGAGGAGTTTGCACGGCGGATTGCTGAAGGTTTGGAGAAGATTGAAGACGTTTTGGTTAGGAGTCGGTTAGAGGCGTTGGCGTGGATGTTCAATAAGGGCATTTTGGAGGTTAAGGTGGTTCTACCTCGTCATGTTTACCTCGGTCAGACTGGCATCTTCCATTATAAGGTTCTAATCTTCAAGGATATGGAAGGAAATGTTATCGCCGCTGAGGGCAGTGCAAATGAGACTGAACCTGCTTATACGGTGAATGGCGAGAGGATTGTTGTTTTTTATTCCTGGCGTGACGGTGACAAGGAGCGAGTTGATGATTTGGTGCGCTCTTTTGAGCGCATTTGGAGTGATGAGCATCCTGATTTTGAGGTTTTTGATTTGCCTGAGGCGGTTCGTAAGGCTATTGTTAAGTTTGAGCCTAAATCTGCCCCATCCCTTGCGACCCCTGAACCTGAGGCTGAGATTTCGGCTCGTGGGCTGTTGCCTGCTTGCCGTTTTGTGAGGATTTTGCCTAGGGTTCGTTGTTTGGCGCATATGGGTTTGGGTCCTATTAGACTTTATCCTCATCAGGCACGTGCGGTCAGTTTGGCTATGGAGCGTTATCCGTTTCGTGTCTTGTTTGCTGATGAGGTCGGGCTGGGGAAGACTATTGAGGCTGGTGCATGTATTAAGTTGTTATGGATGACTGGCTATGTTCGTCGGGTTTTGGTTTTGGCGCCTAAGAATGTGACTCGCCAGTGGTGGGATGAGCTGCGTGGGAAGTTTGGGTTGCCTGCTAATTTGTTTAAGCCGCCGAACAGTTTTTTGGCGCCTGATGGGAAGACGTTTCCTGTTTATGGTAATCCGTTTGATGCGGTGGATCTGGTTGTGGCTTCTTGGCATTATGTACGTGGTAGGCGCGGTTCTGAGCCCGAGTTGTTTAAGGCTAAGCCGTTTGACTTGGTTTTAATTGATGAGGCACATGCGGCTCGGGTGACGCGGTCGGAATCATCTTCGCCCAGGCCTACGCGGCTTAATGAGTTGGCTATGGCTTTGTCTGCTTTGACCCCGCATGTGTTTTTGTTGACGGCTACGCCTTTGCAGTTGAATGAGTTGGAAATGTTGGATTTGCTGCGGATTTTGGGTCTGGGCGGTTCTTGGGTTCACGAGGATGCGTTTAGGCGATGTTATCACGCGTTAAATAGGAGCGTTGCGGAGAGGAGCCTGGAGGATTGGGTTCATTTATTTGAACTTGTTTCTTGGTTCGCAGTCACCTACTTGGAAGCCAGGCATAGGGAGGCTGTTGTTAATTCGATTTTGCGCGGTCTTGAGGCGGAGTTTTTGGAGATCCTTGTTCGCCGTCAGACTGGTGAGTTTAGGAGTTTCTTGCTTCGTTTAGATGAGGAAGGTCGCAATAACTTAGATAAGGTTTTCCGTGGTTTGATGCCTACTTCTTGGTTTGTGATCCGGAATACGCGTAAGCAGCTTGAGAAGCTTGGGTACAGGTTTCCGCGGCGGGTCATTGAGAATCGGGACGTTCAGTTGGGTACTCGGCATGCGGAGATTCTGGATGGGCTTAATGATTATTTGAAGAATTATTACAATGCTTACAAGAGTTTTTTGAGTGATGATGAGCGTTATGGTTTTGGTTTAATTCGTTCTGTGTATCACCAGCGGTTTGTTAGTAGTTTTGCTTCTGCGTACCAGACTATCAGGCGTCGGCGTGAGGCTTTGGAGGCTTTGTTGTCTGGTGATGAGGAGCGCTTGCGTGAGTTGGCTTTGGATTTGGTCGAGGATTTTAGTGACAATGTCGATGAGGAGGACGTTCTTGAGGCGATGCTGGTCGAGGTTAAGAAGGCTAAGGATTTAATTGAGCAGGAGTTGCATTTGCTCAGGGGTTTAGAGGAGCGGCTTTTGCCTTATAGTAGGGCTGTATCGGCGGGAGATGATCCTAAGTTGCAGGAGATCCAGCGTGTCGTTCAGGAGCTCCGTGAAGAGGGTCGGAAGGTTTTGGTTTTTTCAAAGTTTACGGACACTGTTGACGTCGTTCGTGATTTCCTTAGTCAGTGGCTTGGTGCGGATAGGGTGGGGACCTATACTGGTCGTGGTGGCGAGGTTTGGGATTCTCAGGTCAAAGCTTGGAAAGTTGTTGAGAAGGAAGACGTTAGGAGGGCTTTGGAGCGCCAGGTAGATGTTTTGGTTTGCAGTGAGGCGGCGAGTGAGGGTTTGAACCTGCAGGCTGCGAGTGCGGTCGTTAACGTTGACATGCCCTGGAATCCCGCTAGGGTGGAGCAGCGTATCGGGCGTGTGGATCGTATCGGGCAGAGGGCTGATGTGGTGAAGGTCGTTAATGTTTGGTATCCTGATACGTATGAGGCGCGTATGTATCGGGTTCTGTTTGAGCGCCAGCATATTTGGTGGGTTGTTGTTGGGCCTGCGAGTGGGATTATTGCCCAGCGTTTGGTTGAGGCATTTGAGGGTGGTCTTAGTGGTGCGGAGTTGCAGCGCCATATAGAGGAGGTGGTTGAACAGGTGGAGCAGTCGAAGGATAAAGCGCTTGGGTTGTCGAGGATTTTTTCTGAGGATATTAGTTTGGAACCAGCGTCTGTCGAGGTTGAAGTTTCGAGAGTTTTAGAGCGGTTTGTACGTTTGGGTTGCGAAGCGTTGGGTCTGCGGCTTGTTAGAAGAGACGAGTTGCTGTTTGTTGAGCCTTTGGAGCGGTTGCCTGAGGGTGTTAGGGTTTTTGTTCGGGACGGGATTTCGCTTGAGCCTGGGAAGCCTGATGCTATGGTGCCAGGGCATCCGTTTGTGCAGTGGTTGGCGAGTGAGTTGGAGTTGCGTGCTGATTTGCCTAGAAAGGTGCCGTTTAGTGTGTATGGTGTTGGCGGTGAGGATGGGCTGTTGGATGTTTATGTGTTGGAGCCTGATGGGCGGCCTGAACGCGTTGGCGAGGCTAATCGGGTGGTTGAGTTGTTTGGGAGGCTTATTGATTTGGCTGTTAGAGGTGGTTAG